Genomic DNA from Streptomyces sp. AM 2-1-1:
CCGCTCGGCTTCGCCGCCTGGCTGGTGGTGGAGGTCTGGCTGCTGATCCTGGTGGCGCGCGCGGCCGGGGGCCTCACCGTCCTGCTGCTCCTGGCGGCGGGCTTCGTCTTCGGCGCGGCGGTGGTCAAGAAGGCCGGTCGCCGCGCCTTCTCCCACCTCACCGAGACCCTCCGGCAGGCGCCCGGTCAGCCCGGCGGCACGAGCGAGCCGCCGGAGCCGCAGCCGACGGCCCGGGGCAACGGCTTCCTGATGCTGGGCGGAATCCTCCTGATGATTCCCGGCATGCTCTCCGACCTCGCCGGCCTGCTGCTCCTGGTGCCGCCCGTCCGTACGGCGCTCAGCCGGTCCACCGAGCGGTCCCTGGAACGCCGGATGCGCGCCGCCGCCGCAGGAAGCCTCGCCGGAACCTTCCAGCAGGCCCGCATGCACCACCCGGACGGGAAGGTCGTCCAGGGCGAGGTCATCCGCGAGGACGGCTCGCGGCCGCCCACGGGCGGCGACGACGGGCCGCGAGGCCCCCGGCCGCCGCTGACCCCCTGAACCTCGCGCCCCGGCAGTGCCCGCCGGACACCCGGTGGGCGCCCGGGCGCCGCCCGCCGCCACGTGCGGCGGCGCCACGCGGAAAGCCGCGGGCCGTGACACAGGGAATGTGTCACGGCCCGCGGCTGTCGTGGCCGCATGCGGTGCGGCCGTCCGTTCGGTGCTCGCGCGGATCAGGCGGACTTCCTGCTGTCCCGCGGATGCACGGCGATGTTCATGGCTCCGGAGCGCAGAACCGCCAGCCTCTCGGCCAGCACCTCCTCCAGCTCCTCGCGGGTGCGCCGCTCCATGAGCATGTCCCAGTGCGTACGCGCAGGCTTGCCCTTCTTCTCCTCGGGGCCATCCCCGTCCACCAGGAGTGCCATGGCGCCACACGCCTTGCACTCCCACTCCGGCGGAATTTCCGCCTCTACCGAGAACGGCATCTCAAATCGATGTCCGTTCTGGCATGCGTACTCCACCGCCTGGCGCGGGGCCAGATCGATGCCGCGGTCCGTCTCGTAGCTGGTAACCACGAGTCGCGTGCCGCGGAGAGCTCGCTCACTCATGAATCGTGCCTCCCGGGCTTGTCGCCCACAGGACAGGTGTCGCTGTCGTCGTCATCCGGTCAACGTCCGCTCAGCGGTAAAGATTCCCGTTGCCGGCCATGCGTCGCCCGTCGTGCCGCTGCTGTGTCAGGGTTGAATACCCACCGCTGCCCGGACTGTCACCCTTTGAACGGATTCGTCACTCAACAATCTGATGTCATCCACTCGCAGTAACGGTCTTTCCGGGCAGGCCAAAGGCGTACACTACCGGCCTTTTACTTCAACGTCTAAATCCGCTCCGGCACGGGGTTGCCCGCGGCGGCCACAGCGGCCCGCAACGGCACCCTGGCGAGCAGCACCGAGCCGACGACGAAGAACACCACCAGCGAGATGATCGCCTGCCGATAACTGCCGGTCAGCTGGTACGCCAGGCCGAAGACCAGGGGCCCCAGCCAGCTGAGTCCGCGGTCGCTCATCTCGTACGCGGAAAAATACTCGGCTTCCTTGCCGCGCGGGACCAGATGCGAGAAAAGGGAACGGGAGAGTGCCTGGCTGCCCCCGAGGACGAGACCGATCGCCGCCGCCAGGACGTAGAAGAAGGCGGGCGCGTCGGCCGGCAGGAAGTAGGCGGCCACCAGGATCAGCGTCCAGACCACGAGGGACGCCAGGATCGTGCGCTGCGCGCCGTAGGTCCGGGCGAGCCGCCCCATCCCGAGCGCGCCCGCCACCGCCAGGATCTGCACCAGCAGGACCGCGGTGATCAGCGTCGTCTGATCGAGGCCCAGCTCCTCGGAGCCGTACACGGAGGCCTGCGAGATGACGGTCTGCACCCCGTCGTTGTAGACGAGGTACGCCAGCAGGAACGCGAGCGTCAGCGGATGGCGCCGCATGTCGCGCAGGGTGGCGATCAGCTGCCGCCACCCCGAGCCGACGGCGCCCTCCCCCTCCGGTGCCACCCGGCGGTCGCGCAGCCGCCGCAGCGGCACGACGGTGAAGGCGCCCCACCACAGACCGGCGGAGGCCAGGCAGATGCGCACGGCGTCCGACTCGGAGAGGCCGAACGAGTCGTGCCCCGTGTAGACGATCAGGTCGAGCACGAGGACGAGCGCGCCCGAGGTGTAGCCGAACGCCCAGCCCCGGGAGGAGACCGCGTCCCGCTCCTCGGGCCCGGCGATCTGCGGGAGGTAGGAGTTGTAGAGCACCATCGACACCGAGATCGCCGCGTTGGCCACGATCAGCAGGAGGGCGCCGAGCAGATAGCGGTGGCCGTCCAGGAAGAACATCCCGGTCGTGGCCGCCGCCCCCGTGTACGCCGCCGCGGCCAGCAGCGGCTTCTTGCGGCCGGAACGGTCCGCCGCCGCGCCCACCAGCGGCATGAGCACCACCGCGAGGAGCACCGACACGGAGACCGCGTACGCGAAGAGCGATCCGGCCCGCACCGGCACGCCGAGCGGATGCACGAACCCCTCGGAATCGGCGGCCGCCTTCGCCACCGAGGTCAGATAGGGCCCGAGGAAGACGGTGAGCACGCTCGTGGAGTAGACCGAGCACGCGAAGTCGTAGAAGTACCAGCCCCGTTGCTCCCGTCTGCGCGCGAGGGCCCCCGCCGCGTCCGCCGGCCGTTCTGGCGGTGTCGCCTTCCCCGTGGTCTCCGTGCTCAACCCGCGCCCCCTGCCCGGTCCGTCCCGCTCGTGCCCGGCCGAAGCGGCGTCAGGACCAGGCCCCGCGCTCGCTCAGCACCGTACGCAGCGTTGCGATGTGATCGGTCATGATGCCATCCACCCCGAGGTCGAGGAGCTCGGTCATCTGTGCCGCCTCGTCGACCGTCCAGACGTGCACCTGGAGGCCGAGGGCGTGCGCCGTACGGACGAAGCGCCGGTCTACGACCCGGACACCGTTCTGGCTCACCGGTACCTGCGCGCACACCGCCCCGGCGCGCAGCGGCGCCGGGATCCCGAGCGAGCGCAGTCGCAGGGCCAGCACGCCCCGCACCCCGTACGAGGTGGCGAGGCGGGGGCCACCGAGCCGCTGGGCCCGGGCCACCCTGGCCTCCGAGAACGAGCCCACGCACACCCGGTCCCAGGCATCCGTCCGGCGGATCAGGGCGAGGAGGGGTCCGAGCGAGGACTCCGCCTTCACGTCGACGTTCCAACGGGCCTGCG
This window encodes:
- the fxsA gene encoding FxsA family membrane protein, giving the protein MTTGTPPPNRPRRSRVRGFLPLGFAAWLVVEVWLLILVARAAGGLTVLLLLAAGFVFGAAVVKKAGRRAFSHLTETLRQAPGQPGGTSEPPEPQPTARGNGFLMLGGILLMIPGMLSDLAGLLLLVPPVRTALSRSTERSLERRMRAAAAGSLAGTFQQARMHHPDGKVVQGEVIREDGSRPPTGGDDGPRGPRPPLTP
- a CDS encoding glycerophosphodiester phosphodiesterase family protein, with the translated sequence MNSGRHPYLDHPSTIPFAHRGGAADGLENTAAAFRRAAAQGYRYFETDVHATADGRLVAFHDPTLDRVTDAGGRIAELPWSEVRRALVDGREPLPLFEDLLTEFPQARWNVDVKAESSLGPLLALIRRTDAWDRVCVGSFSEARVARAQRLGGPRLATSYGVRGVLALRLRSLGIPAPLRAGAVCAQVPVSQNGVRVVDRRFVRTAHALGLQVHVWTVDEAAQMTELLDLGVDGIMTDHIATLRTVLSERGAWS
- a CDS encoding RNA polymerase-binding protein RbpA; its protein translation is MSERALRGTRLVVTSYETDRGIDLAPRQAVEYACQNGHRFEMPFSVEAEIPPEWECKACGAMALLVDGDGPEEKKGKPARTHWDMLMERRTREELEEVLAERLAVLRSGAMNIAVHPRDSRKSA
- a CDS encoding MFS transporter; translation: MSTETTGKATPPERPADAAGALARRREQRGWYFYDFACSVYSTSVLTVFLGPYLTSVAKAAADSEGFVHPLGVPVRAGSLFAYAVSVSVLLAVVLMPLVGAAADRSGRKKPLLAAAAYTGAAATTGMFFLDGHRYLLGALLLIVANAAISVSMVLYNSYLPQIAGPEERDAVSSRGWAFGYTSGALVLVLDLIVYTGHDSFGLSESDAVRICLASAGLWWGAFTVVPLRRLRDRRVAPEGEGAVGSGWRQLIATLRDMRRHPLTLAFLLAYLVYNDGVQTVISQASVYGSEELGLDQTTLITAVLLVQILAVAGALGMGRLARTYGAQRTILASLVVWTLILVAAYFLPADAPAFFYVLAAAIGLVLGGSQALSRSLFSHLVPRGKEAEYFSAYEMSDRGLSWLGPLVFGLAYQLTGSYRQAIISLVVFFVVGSVLLARVPLRAAVAAAGNPVPERI